Genomic window (Spirosoma sp. KCTC 42546):
GGTCGGAGTTTGTGGATGGATTTCAGTTTTCAGTCCCCTTTCTGGCCATTCTAACAGTCCATGAATTTGGGCATTATTTCACCGCGAAGGCCAATAAGGTACGTGTAACCTTACCCTTCTACATTCCACTCTGGCTGGGAATTGGACAAAGCATTGGCACCCTGGGGGCATTTATTCGGATCAAGGATTACATTAATAGCCGTCAGAAGTATTTCGATATTGGTATTGCTGGCCCGTTAGCGGGTTTTGTACTGGCGTTGGTCGTGTTATGGTACGCCTTTTCGCACCTGCCACCACCGGAATTTATCTTCACCATTCACCCCGAATATGCTAAATGGGGGCTTGATTATGGGAAGTATGCGTATCAACATCTGCCAGAAGGCGGAGCTGTTGGATTGGGCGATAACTTACTGTTCCACTTCTTTAAAACCTACGTTGCGGACCCGGCTCGCGTGCCTCATGCGTACGAAATGGTTCACTATCCGTATGTGCTGGCGGGTTACCTGGCCCTGTTTTTTACATCACTCAACCTGATTCCCATTGGGCAGCTAGATGGTGGTCATATTTTGTACGCGCTCATCGGGCGTAAACGATTTCAATGGGTAGCCCCTGCTTTGTTCATTGTATTTGCGTTTTATGCAGGGTTAGGCTTGTATAAACCTAGCGACTTTGCAGTGCCTACCGATGAAGCGTTTTTTGAAGTACTGGGCTATTTTGCGCTGTATGTGGTTTTCCTGTACTTAGCCTTTTCGCGGATCAGCGAGAATAAGATGACCTCGTTGATGATCACACTGTGTGTTGTATCGGCTCAGTTGGCCGTTTCCTGGATGAAACCAGACGTTGTAGGCTATTCAAACTTCCTCGTATTTGTGTTTGTCGTCGGGCGATTTTTAGGTATTTATCATCCAGTAACAGAAGTAGAAGAGCCACTTGACCTGAAACGACAAGTGCTGGGCTGGATTGCCCTGATTGTTTTTGTCTTGTGTTTTAGCCCGCGTCCCTTCCTGATTTCGTAGCCGTACTCCCCAAAGAATCAGTGGATTGGGGACATTGATATAGGGAAACGACGTTATTACATTAAATTATTAAACACAGAGTAACGGAGGTATAAACAGAGAGCACAAAGGGTGACTACTTAATATGTTATATCTCAGTGTTCTCTGTTTATACCTCTGTTACTCTGTGTTTGAATGTTTCAACTCGGCAGTTTCAGTTGCTCGCTCAATTCAAATACCTTTTTGAGGCATTGTGCGGTAAGTATCGCATCCTCAAGCGCGTTATGAAAGCCGTCTTCCCTGGCAAAACCGAAATAATTTGCAATGGCGGTCAGGCTTAATCGGTCTGGAACTTTGCGACCGTTAGCTTTTAACACTCGGAAGGTAAAATAGGCTAGCGTATGCAAATCAAGCAACACCCTGGAATAAGGCCACTTTAGTTTCTCATACCGATACGCTTCCTTCAGAAAGTTGATATCGTTTATTACGCTCTGTCCGCAAATGATCACATCGCGTAGAAAGGGTGTTCGGTCTAACTGACCTTTCGGAACGCGCAGGCCGAGTTCCTTACAAATCCATTCTTCCAGTTCGGGTAATACATCATAGATCATCGGGGCATCTTCCAGATCGGCCAGCGAGAGATTATGAATTTTCTCCGATGAGGACGAAAACGCATCTTTATTCTCCGGATAAACATTGGTGAGATAGCGACCTTTTTCAACCCAGTTGTCGTCAAACAGCACGGCTCCAATCTGGATAATTTCGTTATAATCCGGTTCTGGACCGGTCATTTCAAGGTCAAGTACTAAAAACGACATATGTTAATAATGTTTATTAAAAGCGGGTAAATGGTAACGACTTTGTTATTGAGAAGTAAAGTGAAAAATAATATGCTAATTTTTCAAGTGGACAACATTTCTGACCCTTCTGCTGTTTTAACTACATACACGCTAACAAAGCCCCGACAGTCTATCTGCCGGGGCTTTTTCATGCTGGTAAATTGCAGAATAGAAGTCAGAATTTTCGTGGCTTACAGATTTTCTCCCCAGATGTATTTGCTGAACCAGCGGTAGTTTTCTTCCATAACCTGCCGCATGGGTTTGGGCTTTGTAATGCCATGGCCAAACCCTTTGTAAACGACCATTTTTACCGGTACTCCTTTATCTTCCAGGGCCAGCCTGAGTTCATAGGCGTTAGCAATTGGAACGCGTCTATCCAACTCACCATGCTGAATTAGTGTAGGTGTTTTGGCCCGACTCACGTAAGTGATTGGGGAGGTTTTCTGATAAATGTCGGCGTTATCCCAGGGAGTTCCCTGCAAATACTGACGCGTAAAGGGTGTGATATCCGTATTCTGATAGTAGGTTGCCCAGTTTGAAATACCTGCTCCAACGGATGTGGCTTTGAATCGATCGCTGTAGGTGGTGATAAAGGCCGAAATATAACCCCCCTGACTCCAGCCCATGGCACCCACTTTATCTTTATCGACGATCCCTTTAGTAATCAAATAATCGACACCTGAGATCACGTCATCGTAATCGCCCAGCCCCAGATTCTTCACATTCAGCGAGCGGAATTTGCTGCCATAACCGGCCGATCCGCGGTAGTTTGGTCGTAATACAAGCGCGCCTTTTGCCGTAAATTGTTCGATCGGGTAGTATCGGTCGGCCGTTACAGAAGGTAAGTCGATACCCGTTGGCCCACCGTGAATAACAACCAGCAGTGGATATTTGCGGGTAGGGTCGAAATTGGCGGGTTTAATCAAAATGCCTTCAATCATATTTCCATCCACCGATTTCCAACTAATAACCTCCCGGCTCGATATACTGAATGGAGCCAATTGCTTGCCCATTGTTGTGATCGTTTTTGGGGCAAAATGACGTACCGAAGAGGTTTGAATTTCGGAATATTGATTTGGAAGCGCCCCAACAAACGCCATCTGCTGCCCATCTTTACTGAACGAAAATTGGTTGGCAATCAGATTATCTGGTTTTGTTAATCGTTCCGTTTTCAGCGTGGCCGGGTCAAGCCGGAACAAGTGGGCGGCTGTCTTCTGAAATCCGCTGAACAAAATGCCATCAGCCGTCCATTCCAGTAGGTTCGCATTTTCGTCAAACGTATTAGATAGTATTTTAGGCGTGCCGCCCGTAGCGGGCACCGTGGCAATGAGCCGATTCGTGTAGAAATAGAACTCATTCTCATTGGCCGTTGTAAAGGCAATTTGCTTGCCATCGGGCGACCAAACTGGGTTTTGATCGGGGCCTTTGAGCGAGACGATCTTAGTCGTAACGGTATCGCCAAGGGTTAGAACATATAGATCGGAGGTATGACCGTTGATCAGATCGGGGTTCTTTGAAGCATCAAATGCGATTTTCTTCCCATCGGGCGATACCACGAAGCTGCCTACCGAAAATCCAATTCCTTTGGTTAAAGCCTTAGCCTGAGCGGGTTTCTCATTTGTGAGACTGTCGAGTAGATACAAATGAACCATTTTGTAATCATCCCGAACAACTTCATAGTCGCTGTATTTTTCTTTACGCTCTTTGTCAAGTTTTCCATCGGGCACTGTGGCCGAAAAGACAATCTGCTTCCCCGTTGGTGACCATTTAAACGTGGTTACACCGGTTTCAAATTTAGATAATGGCCTTGCTTCACCACCCGTTGGGCTGATCACATACAACTGAGACTTGTCGTCACGCGTGGACAAAAAGGCCAGCCATTTACCATCCGGCGACCAGGCAGGGCTGCTGTTCGATTTTTTCGAGTTCGTTAGCTGAAACTGATCACCCGTTGTGGTATTGGCCAGCCAGATGTCGGTATCATAGGCGTTCTCATCCCAGTTCGTTTTTGTAACCGTGTAGGCAACCCACTTGCCATCGGGCGAAAGTTGTGGATTCGATACACTTTTCATATCAATCGACTGAACAATACTCGGTGCCTGAGCCCATGCAGGCGTGAAGCTAACCAGAAAGGGTAGCAGGTAGAGGAAGTAAATAGATTTCATGCGAGGAAGTGTCTGGTTGTATAAACCTCTAATATAGGGCAGTTTAGGCAGGATTGCCAGCAGTTTCCATTACGCAGTGTGGAAGCGTGTTTTAATGATCTGTTCCCGTGTTTCCAAACGGTCGATGATTTTACTGATGTCGCTGCTGACCTGTTGTATAAAATTCAATTGTTCCAGTAACGATGGGTCCGAAGGAGCCGTTGGAAGACTTACGTCTGGCACTGCTGTGTCCAGAGTCGATTTCTCCGTAGTGGAGTTGAGCCGGTGTAGACTTTCGGACAGTGTGAACAGGGCACGTTTGACTGGACGTAGTAACGGAGCCGGGTAAGCTTTAGGCTCTCCCGTTAGTTGGGCCGAGGTGATGGTGGCAATGTTGGCCGATAAAACGTGATTGAGCACTACGAACTCGTAGATGAGTTTTTCGTTGCGCTGCTTGTGCTTGGGCTCCGACAGCATTCGGTCAAATGCTGCGGAAAGGTTAGCTGATGAAACATAAATTTCCTTCCGTGCCAATTTGTACTCAACCAGACTGATCGGTCGCCCTGACAGGCTATCCAGTAAAAGTTGAACATACCTGACATTGGCTTTCAGTACGGTTTGCATGGGCTTCCGTAACTGCTCCGATTCCCATTGCGGAAACAGTAAATAACTCGCCATGAAGGCAATAACTCCCCCAAGCAAGGTGTCGAAGAAGCGCTCTTCAGCGGCACCTAAATAGCTGACACCAAGGAAATTGAAGAGGATCAGAATGAAAGGGGTCACGCAAATGACCATTACGATGTAGTTGATACGCTGGGCACTATACGTACCCAACATCAACAGCACCATAAAGCTGAACTGAACGGTTTTATTGGGTAGAAAGGTTAAAATAAGTACACCGATGATACCACCCGCCAGAGTGCCAATGATCCGTTCAATATTTCGTTGTTTGGTGAGACTGAATGCTGGTTTCAGAATGACCGAGATCGTTAGCAATACCCAGTAACTATGATGCCCGTAGGGGAGGAGTTTGGTAATAACGAAGCCGAGCAACATGGCAATGGCTACCCGTACCGAATGCCGGAATACCGACGAATTAAGGGTTAGGTTATCCAGAAACGATTTCAGATCAATCTCCTGATGAGAAACAAACCGCCCGAATTCCATGGCCTCATTATCAACCGGACTAATGGTAGGTAGCACAAGATTCTTTTGCAGACCACTTAATCGCTGGCTGATTGTTCGTAAACTGACCAATACTTTCTTAAGGACCAGCGTGCTGCCTTCCTGCTCGTTAAGGGCGTCGATGTGGCGCTTTAGCTCCTCCAGAACCGGGCTAATATCAATGGGTTTGTGAAACGGAACGGGCAACTGAATGGCTAAGCCGATGTGATCCAACTCAACGGATAACCGACGAATGGTGCGGGAAATCTCAGTCAACACAGTAGACTTGCCAAACCGTTCGCGGATATCGGAATAGTCGTAATACATGGCAATGATCTGCTCATACAGATCAACTACATCCACAAATGTGAGCAGCAGCAACCGC
Coding sequences:
- a CDS encoding site-2 protease family protein; its protein translation is MNQRTKTYLLHGGLFLITLITTTMAGAEWMFGSLFIPFEGVTKPLGWSEFVDGFQFSVPFLAILTVHEFGHYFTAKANKVRVTLPFYIPLWLGIGQSIGTLGAFIRIKDYINSRQKYFDIGIAGPLAGFVLALVVLWYAFSHLPPPEFIFTIHPEYAKWGLDYGKYAYQHLPEGGAVGLGDNLLFHFFKTYVADPARVPHAYEMVHYPYVLAGYLALFFTSLNLIPIGQLDGGHILYALIGRKRFQWVAPALFIVFAFYAGLGLYKPSDFAVPTDEAFFEVLGYFALYVVFLYLAFSRISENKMTSLMITLCVVSAQLAVSWMKPDVVGYSNFLVFVFVVGRFLGIYHPVTEVEEPLDLKRQVLGWIALIVFVLCFSPRPFLIS
- a CDS encoding 3'-5' exonuclease; the protein is MSFLVLDLEMTGPEPDYNEIIQIGAVLFDDNWVEKGRYLTNVYPENKDAFSSSSEKIHNLSLADLEDAPMIYDVLPELEEWICKELGLRVPKGQLDRTPFLRDVIICGQSVINDINFLKEAYRYEKLKWPYSRVLLDLHTLAYFTFRVLKANGRKVPDRLSLTAIANYFGFAREDGFHNALEDAILTAQCLKKVFELSEQLKLPS
- a CDS encoding S9 family peptidase, with translation MKSIYFLYLLPFLVSFTPAWAQAPSIVQSIDMKSVSNPQLSPDGKWVAYTVTKTNWDENAYDTDIWLANTTTGDQFQLTNSKKSNSSPAWSPDGKWLAFLSTRDDKSQLYVISPTGGEARPLSKFETGVTTFKWSPTGKQIVFSATVPDGKLDKERKEKYSDYEVVRDDYKMVHLYLLDSLTNEKPAQAKALTKGIGFSVGSFVVSPDGKKIAFDASKNPDLINGHTSDLYVLTLGDTVTTKIVSLKGPDQNPVWSPDGKQIAFTTANENEFYFYTNRLIATVPATGGTPKILSNTFDENANLLEWTADGILFSGFQKTAAHLFRLDPATLKTERLTKPDNLIANQFSFSKDGQQMAFVGALPNQYSEIQTSSVRHFAPKTITTMGKQLAPFSISSREVISWKSVDGNMIEGILIKPANFDPTRKYPLLVVIHGGPTGIDLPSVTADRYYPIEQFTAKGALVLRPNYRGSAGYGSKFRSLNVKNLGLGDYDDVISGVDYLITKGIVDKDKVGAMGWSQGGYISAFITTYSDRFKATSVGAGISNWATYYQNTDITPFTRQYLQGTPWDNADIYQKTSPITYVSRAKTPTLIQHGELDRRVPIANAYELRLALEDKGVPVKMVVYKGFGHGITKPKPMRQVMEENYRWFSKYIWGENL
- a CDS encoding FUSC family membrane protein, with translation MNKRSRQVSYFLSSQYFSDGLRITLSILLPSLVLAQFDQLQAGMAMSLGALNVSLSDAPGPVSHRRNGMVSSALISFSVTFITGFARMSPYTLGIEILLFSFFFSMFAIYGNRATSVGTAALLIMILMLDRPMDATGVIHESFLVLAGSIWYSTISLLVSRLQPYRLAQQALGQCIHEIAKLMAIKADFYDVSTQLDDNYRRLIAQQVDVSEKQDAVREVLFKSRRIVTESTRTGRLLLLTFVDVVDLYEQIIAMYYDYSDIRERFGKSTVLTEISRTIRRLSVELDHIGLAIQLPVPFHKPIDISPVLEELKRHIDALNEQEGSTLVLKKVLVSLRTISQRLSGLQKNLVLPTISPVDNEAMEFGRFVSHQEIDLKSFLDNLTLNSSVFRHSVRVAIAMLLGFVITKLLPYGHHSYWVLLTISVILKPAFSLTKQRNIERIIGTLAGGIIGVLILTFLPNKTVQFSFMVLLMLGTYSAQRINYIVMVICVTPFILILFNFLGVSYLGAAEERFFDTLLGGVIAFMASYLLFPQWESEQLRKPMQTVLKANVRYVQLLLDSLSGRPISLVEYKLARKEIYVSSANLSAAFDRMLSEPKHKQRNEKLIYEFVVLNHVLSANIATITSAQLTGEPKAYPAPLLRPVKRALFTLSESLHRLNSTTEKSTLDTAVPDVSLPTAPSDPSLLEQLNFIQQVSSDISKIIDRLETREQIIKTRFHTA